The genomic region CCGGGGAGTTCCCCGACGGCTCGAAGACCCTGCGCGCGAAGATCGACATGGCCTCCCCGAACATGAACATGCGCGACCCGGTGCTCTATCGCATCAAGCGCGCCGAGCATCACCGCACCGGGAACAAATGGTGCATCTATCCGATGTACGACTACGCCCATCCCGTCTCGGACGCCATCGAAGGCATCACCCACTCCATCTGCACCCTCGAGTTCGAGGACCATCGCCCGCTCTACGACTGGACGCTCGAGAAGGGCCCCGCGCCCTGCCGGCCCCGCCAGATCGAGTTCGCGCGCCTGAACCTCACCTACACGCTGATGAGCAAGCGCAAGCTCCTGGAGCTCGTGGAGGGGAAGCTCGTCACCGGCTGGGACGACCCCCGCCTGCCGACCCTGCGCGGCATGCGCCGGCGCGGCTACACCCCGGAAGCCATCCGGGCCTTCTGCACCCACATCGGCGTCACCAAGTTCAACTCGCTGACCGAGATGGAGCTGCTCGAGAACTTCCTGCGCGAGGACCTCAACAAGCGCGCCCCGCGCTACATGGCGGTGCTCCGGCCGCTGAAGCTGGTCATCGAGAACTATCCCGAGGGGCAGGTCGAGGAGTTCGAGGCGATGAACAACCCCGAGGACCCCTCGGCCGGCACCCGCAAGGTCCCCTTCTCCCGGGTCCTCTACGTCGAGAAGGACGACTTCCGCGAGACGCCGCCGCCCAAGTTCTTCCGCCTCTCGCCCGGCAAGGAGGTCCGCCTGCGCAGCGCCTATTTCGTGGTCTGCACGGGCGTCGTGAAGGATCCAAAGACCGGGGAGGTCGTCGAGCTGCGCTGCAGCTACGACCCCTCCACCCGCGGCGGCTCCTCCCCCGACGGGCGCAAGGTCAAGGCGACCATCCACTGGGTCTCGGCCGAACACGCGAAGCCCGCCCGGGTCCGGCTCTACGACCGCCTCCTCAAGTCCCCGGAGGCCGAGGGCGAGGACTATCAGGCCTCCCTGAACCCGAAGTCGCTCGAGACCCTCGAGGACTGCCGGCTGGAGCCCGCGCTCGCGGACCTGCCGCCCGGACGCACCTGCCAGTTCGAGCGCCTCGGCTACTTCTGCGCCGACGCGAAGGACTCGAAGCCGGGCGCGCCCGTCTTCAACCGCACGGTCACGCTGCGCGACGAATGGGCCAAGCTCGAAGCCCGCGGCACGAAGTAGTCCTCGCCGCGGCCCTCGCGCTGGCGCTGAGCGGCTGCGCCGGCGCCCAGCGGCGAGGCGCGACGCGCCGCCCCATCCCCCCTCTCGCGAAGGCCGTCGTGCGCACGGCCAAGTCCTACCTCCCCGAGGAAGAAAAGGGCCGCAAGCTGCCGAAGGACTGCTCGGACTACGTGCACGCGGTCTTCAAGGAGAACGGCATCGAGCTCCCTCGCACCTCGCTCGAGATGGCCCGCCGCGGAGAGCCCCTCGCCTCTTCCGGCGACCTCCAGATGGGCGACCTGGTCTTCTTCTCCGGTTCGAAGCCCTCGAGCACGGTCGGGCACATCGGCATCTACGTGAACAACGGGATCTTCATCCACTTCGCCAAGGAAGAGACCGGCGTGACGATGGAAAGCATGTATAGCGATTACTATCGTAAACGATACCTGAAGGCCCGTCGGGTCATCCCCTAGGAAGACCGTTTCCTCATTGTCCTCCCCCACGGGGAGGGCAGGGTGGGGGCGAATCCGACTTCCTCAACCCCGACTCCAATAACGCATGCTCCCTCTTCCTTCCTTAGTATGAGCTCCCCCTCCCCTGGCCCCTTCCCTGCAGGAGGGGTAGTTCAGGAAACTGAGCCCCCTGGGCCTAGAAACACCTCCCGGACTGCCCACTCCCGTATGGGCCTTCTCCCAGCACACGCATAGGCCCCCGGCCACCTCCGTCCGATGGACTCCTCCTTTATACTGAGGGTGCGAGGTACCATCATGGCCACGATCCACCGTCGTGCGTCCCTCTTCTCACTCCCCCTTCTCCTCCTGTCGGCGCTGAGTACGGCCGTCTCCGCCCAGCAGACGAGGACACAGGTCGCCCCGGTCGCTCCCGGCGCGGCCTCGGGCATCGCCGGCATCGCCGCCGCCCAGGCGCTCAAGACCCCGGACCTGGGCCTCAAGATCGGGAACCTCGCCCCGACCCTGATGCTCCCGCAGACCCCTCTCCTCCGTCCCTCCGCCCTTACACTCCCCGCGGCTCTCCCCGCGGGAATGGCGAACGTGAACGCGGCCCCGACCAACGGGGCCGCGGCCGTTTCCGCCCAGATGCAGGACGCGGCGGCCGTCGTTCCCGCCGCGTCGTCCGTGCGCTCGATCATCTCCGCCGACCCGGGAGCTGCTCCGATGGAGAAGAGCGAGCGCGTCGACACGCGCTCGCTCCTCGCCCGCATCCTCCCGAAGCTCGACTTCTCCGCCTTCTCCCCCGCGAAGCTCAAGGACATGTCCTCGACCTCCGCCCGCGAGGCCGGCGGGCGCCTCATGGACCGCGTGCTCGGGCTCAAGAGCGCCGCGCGCACCAACGGGGTCGCCGACGTCTCCGCGGACGCCGCGGCTCCGGCCGCCGCGCACCCGGCCGCCAAGCTCGAGAAGCCCTTCGACCCTCTCAACCGCCCCTACACGAACTTCCGTCTCAACATGTTCGAGAACGACCCCGAGGCCTACGCGCTGACCTTCCTCTTCGGCGTCGAGGAGTCCGGCTCGAAGGGCTACGAGCTGCTCGTCGGACTGGCGGTGCACGAGACCCTCGAGCACATCTACACCTGGGTCAAGGAGGGCGCTCCGGGCAAGGACATCACCCTCGAGAAGGTCCTCGCGGAATACGCCGCCTCCTGGGACCGCAACCTCAAGGCCGGCCATTACCGCTCCCGCACCGACTTCAAACCCAGCGAGTACAAGCGCCGCGGCATCGACTTCATCACCCGCCGCTTCCAGGCCCTCGCCCCCTTCGACAAGGGCCAGATCCTCGGCCTCGAGGAGCGCGTGCTCTGGACGATGAAGGACCCCGTCACCGGCAAGAGCTACGACTTCAAGGGCAAGATCGACCGGCTCATGGTCGAGGACGGCGCCGTCGTCATCCACGACTGGAAGACCCACTTCAACCCGCCGAGCATACGCCAGCTCCAGCAGGGCGACTATCAGCTCGGGCTCTACGCGCTGGGCCTCGCCCGCTCGCGCCCGGACCTCCTCCAGGGCCGCAGGATCAAGCTGGTCTGGGACTTCAAGGAGTTCTCCCAGGAGATCGTCGTCGACGAGGCCTACCTCCAGCGCGTCGAGGCGAAGATCTTCGACGTCCTGCGCCGCATGGACAACTTCACCGAGCGGGTCCAGGCCGAGCGCGCCGAGTGGCTCAAGCGCCTGAAGCCCGAGGCGCGGCCCTCCGGCCTCGTCGAGGCCCGCGCCGCGGCCGACCGCATCGGAGTCCTCGACGGCGAGATCGGCGACAAGGGCGGCGAGCTCAAGAAGCTCCGCGCCGAGTACGACCGCCTCGAGGAGGCGGTCCTGCGCTATGCGAAGGGCAACAAACTCTCCTCGGTCGCCGGCCGCAAGCGGACACTCTCCATCTCCGAAAAGTCCTCCCGCGGCCTGCCCACCAAGAGCGACGACTCCGAGGGCTACGAGGCCGTCGTGGCCGCGCTGAAGGCCGCCGGCCGCTGGGAGGAGTTCTCCTCCGTCGACCTCGCCGCGCTCAAGCGCATGGCCGAGGTCCGCGGCGGCGACGACGGCGCGCTCTTCGAGAAGCTGCGCGAGCTCCTGGGAACGGGCTTCTCGCACTCCATCGAAGCCGAACTCCGCGACGACGCGCCGCGACGCGGCGGAAGCGTCAAGGTCAAGGACGGCCCCGCGGTCCAGGAGCGTCCGGAGATGGACGCGATGCCCGGACTGCTCTCGCCGACTCAGCTGGCGACCTTCCTCGCCGACCGCGACGACTACGTGAAGCGCTACCTCCTGGGCCGCCGCGCGGACGCGGGGGCCAAGCCCATGGGCATGCTCGCCGGCTCCTCCATCCACGAGACCGTCGAGCAGCTCTTCACCTGGATCAAGGGAGGCCGCCCGATCTCCGAGATCCAGATCGCCGACCTCCTCAAGGTCTTCGAGCAGCGCTGGAAGGCCCTGCGCGACACCGCCGACTACCGCCCGGAGGGGAAGCTCACCGCGACCGACTACAAGCGCGGCGCCCGCAACTACCTGCGCGGGATCTGGAAGCGGATGTATCCCTTCGAGCAGGGGCGCACCGTCTACCTCGAGAGCCGCATGCACTTCGACCTCACCGATCCCGAGACCGGCCGCGTCTACCGCTTCCAGGGGATCGCCGACCGCATCATGATCGACGGCGACACGGTCGTCATCCGCGACTGGAAGTCCCACTACGTCCCCCCCTCCGACGAGGAGGTCCGGGCGAAGGACTACCAGCTCGGGCTCTACGTCCTGGCGATGCACCAGCTCTACCCCGACCTCATGAAGGGCCGCAAGGCGCGGCTCATCTGGGACTTCAAGGACAAGTCCACCGTCATCGAGGTCGACGACGCCTACATCGCGGACCTCAAGACGCGCCTCTTCAAGATCCTGCGCGGGATGGACGCCCTCGGCATCGAGGTGCGCAAGGACCGCGCCGCCTGGGAGGAGCGCCTCCTCCCGCCCGACCTCCCCAAGAACAAGACCGAGGCCGGCCGCCGCGTCGACAGGATGGGAGAGCTCTCCGCCCACATGGACAAGCTCAAAGCCGAGGTCGACGCGCTCAAGGCCGAGCGGGCCGAGCATGAGGCCGCCCTCATCGACTTCACCCGCCGCACCGGGCGCGTCGTCGTCGACGGCAAGCGCTTCGACGCCCGCCTGATCAAGACCGGCGTCACAACCGTGCCGACCAAGACCGCCGACCGCGAGGCCCACGAGAAGGTGGCCGCGATCCTCAAGGCGTCCGGGGCCTGGGAGAAGTACTCGTCGCTCAACTACGCCGCGCTCAAGAAGGCGCTCTCGGACCCGAAGAATCCGGACAAGGCGCTGCTCAAGGTCCTCGAGCCGCTCATGAAGGACCTCGTGAAGGTCGAGGCCTCCCTCTCTGAGATCTCGAGGGCGTCCGCGGCGGCGAAGCCGGCCAAGACGTCGAAGTCGAAGAAATAGACTCTGAAGGCCCTCACCCCGCCCCCTTCCCGTTTGGGAGGGGGGCGGTTTTTTGCTAGCGTGCCCGCGGGGGAACCCCCGGGAGGACGACATGACCGCTCTCAGGACGCTCGCGGCGCTTCTGCTGCTCTGCGCCGGCGCCGCCGCGGCCGAGCCGCAGCCGGCTCCGCAGGGCGACGCCGCCTGCAAGGCCGACGCCGAGAAGTTCTGCAAGGACGTCACACCGGGCAAGGGCCGCCTCATCCTCTGCCTGAAGGCCCACGACGACAAGCTCGCTCCGGAGTGCCGCGAACGGCTCAAGAAGGGCGCCGAAGAGATGCGCGAGCGCAGGAGCAAGGCCAAGGAGGCCTGCCAGGAAGACGTCGACAAGTTCTGCAAGAGCGTCGACCCGGGCAAGGATGTCCTCGCATGCCTCAAGGAGCATGCCGCCGAGCTCTCCGCTTCCTGCCAAAAAGTCCGCGAAGACGCTCAGGCCCGCATGAAGGAACTCAAGGAGCGCCAGGAGAAGGTCAAGACCGCCTGCAAAGGCGACCTCGACAAGTTCTGCAAGGGCGTCGAAGCCGGCGGGGGCCGCCTCGCGAAGTGCCTCAAGGAACACGAGGCGGAGCTCTCCGAGTCCTGCCGCGCTCTAAAGCCCCACAAGGACGAGAAAGAGAGGCCGCTCCCCAAAGAGACGAAATAACCCTTCCTTAGCTCCCCCTCCCGCGGGTAGGGGGCAGGGGGAGGGGGTTCCCCTCCAAAATGACAAAGAAGGCCGCCGGCATCGCCGGCGGCCTTCTCTCTGCCCTATCTCTCCGACTCGCCCTGCCGAAAGGCTCGCTCAGGACTCGACGCCCCCGCGTCTGGAGACCGAAGCGTCCAGCTCCCGGACCTTGCGGCGCTCGAGCCCGTACCAGAGCCCGCCGGAGAGGAAGAAGAGGGCGAGGGTCGCCCAGGAAGCGTGGTCGAAGAAGACGAAGCGCATGAAGCAGACGGCGGCTACGACGAAGAGCGCCCAGCGGTAGGCGCGGCGCTGGCGCACGGAGCCCTACTCCCCCTTGTCTCCGCCCTCATCCTCGGCCGGCTGGGCGTCGGAGGCGGGGGCGGGCTTGGCCGCGGGCTCGGGGGCGGCGGGGGCCGCATTCGCGCCGGACGCCTCGTCGGCGGCGGGAGCCGCCCCGGCGTCCTCCTTCTCCTTCCCCTCCGCGGATTCCTCGGCCGGCTTCGGCGCGACGACGGAGCGGGCTTTCTCGCCGGGACGCCGTTTGCCGGGCTTCTTCACGGCCTTGCGGCGGACGCCGTCGCCCTTCGCCTTCTTCTCCTTGACCGCCTTCTCCTTCGCGCCTTTCGCGGCGGGAGCCAGCGGCTGGCCGTCGGGACCGAACTTATAGGGGGTCCCGACCTCGTTGGACTGCGAGATATACTTGGAATCCTCGCGCTCCTTGTCTTTCTTCGCCCCGAGCGAAGAGGCGGCGAGCGCGGCGGCTACGAGCAGGAGAAGCGGTCGGTTCATGGAGTTAGGGCTCGCAACGGCATAATATGACCGATTCGGAGGCCCGGCTTTGAGACGAATTCGAGGCGCGAGGAGGAAGCATGGCTTGAGCCATGCGCCCGACGAGCAACGAAGAAGTCGGCCAAAGAAGGGCCTCCCCGAAGGGCCGGGGCGCTATCGGGCTGCGACTTCGTCTCTCCTCGTTCACATACCGCAGGGGGTATGCTCATTCGTCGTTCCTCGTCTCGCTCCAATATCGCCCCGGCGAATCGATCATATCATGCCGTTGCGAGCCCTTAGTATATCCCGGCATGGGCGGCCCTTCAAGGCCGGGAGAGCGGCATGCGCAGAAGGTCCCGCGCGAGGAACTCCGCCCCGCGGCGCAGACGGACGCGGCCGAGGGCGCGCTCGGAATCGGGGCTCAGGTGCGTGAGCAGCGTGCGCCGAGCGCGCGCGGCGCGGGCGATGGCGAGCGCCTGGGAGACCGTCAGGTGTCCCTGCGCGCGCCGGGCGGCGGCAGGCCCGTCGGCCTGAGAGCACTCGATGAGGAGGAGGTCGGCGTCCCGGGCGAAGGCGGCGAGCCCCTCGTCGGGCCCGGTGTCTCCGGTGCAGCAGAAGGTTCCCGCCGGGCATTCGAGCCGGTAAGCCATGGCCTCGGTGGTGTGCGGGACCTCCCGTCCGAGCACGATGAAGCCGCGGCCCTGCGCCCGCGCGGGCTCCTCGAGCTCGCGGACCTGCAGGCGCCAGCCGCGCGGCCTCAGCCAGGGATGGTGGGCGCGCGTGAGGCGCTCGACGAAGCTCGCGAACCCCCGCGGGCCGTGGACGCGCAGGACGCCCCCCCGGGGAGGACGGACGTAGTTGAGGTGGAAGATCAGCGCGGGCAGGTCCCCGACGTGGTCGGGGTGGCGATGAGTGAAGAAGGCGTCGGTGACCGCGCAGGCGTCGAGCCCCGCGCGCGCGAGCTGGCGCAGGCAGCCGAAGCCGAGGTCGAAGAGGAGGATGCGCGCGTCCAGGCGCACCGCGCAGCCGGCGGGGAGGCGGACCGCCTCGCCCGCGGCGGGCTCGAGCGCCCCGGAACCGAGAACGACGAGCTCCGCGCTCACGCGCGCTTCCTCCTCGACGGCGGCTCCACGCTGAGGACCTTCAGTCGGATCTTCAGGGTCTTCCCCGCGTAGGGATGGTTGAAGTCGAGGGCGACGTCACGGGCGTCGGCTTCGACGACCCGGGCGGTGACGAAGCGACCGTTGCGCAGGCCCTGGACGTTGACCCCGGGCCGGAGCTGGGAGGCCTGCTCGCCGAAGCGCGCGCGCGGGATGCGCTGGACGGCCGCCGGGTCCCGGAGCCCGTAGGCCTTCTCGGGCGGCAGCAGGAGCGTCTTCTCCTCGCCGGCCCGCAGGCCGTAGAGGCCCTCCTCGAGCCCGACGAGCATCTTCCCTTTCCCGGTCTGGAACTCGACGGCACCGCGGCCGCGCGTGCTGTCCACTTCGCGTCCGTCCACCTCGACGGAGTATTCGACCTTCACCCAGGAGCCCTTGCGGGCCTTGGGCGGTCCGCTCTCGAAGCAGCCGCATCCGGAAAAAAAGAGGAGGCCGGCCGCGAGAAGGACCGGCCGCCTCATTTCCCTTCTCGGATCCAGCGGTTCGCTTTAAGGCGCAGGTTCTCGCGAAGGACGCTCTCGAAGGGCCCCAGACCCTCCTTGAGGCGCGCGAGGCCCTCGCGACCCCGTACGACGAGCGCCGCGCGCGCGACGCGGCCGGGATAGGGACGCCCGTCGACGAGGGCGTAGCGGCCGTCCGAGCGCCAGTCCAGCGCGTCCAGACGCGCGGAATGCTGCGCGAGGAAGTCCTCGAGCTCCGTGAGGCGCACGGTCTCCGCGGGCCAGGGGAGTGCGTCCTCGAGCGCGGCATAGAGCCGGTACGGGTCCTCGCTGAAGAGGAAGAGCTCGGCCCCCGCGAGCGCGAGGGCCTCTCTGGGCGCCCGCCAGGGCGGCAGGGCGCCCGCGCCGGCCTTGAGCGCCGCGGCGGCATCCGCGCGACGCGAGCGGAAGATCCTCTCGGCGCGCTCGTAGGCGGCGCGGAGCTTCCTGGAGAACGCGGGGTCGACGGAGGCCTTCTCGACGACATAAGCGACCGACTCCTGGTGCGCGGCGAGCTCGTCTTCCAGAAGGGGCACCGGGCAGCGGGCGGCCGCGCGGCGCCGCTCGCGCACGAAGAGGATCTCGAAGTCGAGGGCCTCGAGCTCCGGCGCGCGTTCGGCGTCGACGAGGAACTCCCGGCGCGGGGACTCCACGTAGCGCACCGCGCCGAGCCCGGTGCGGCGGCGCTCGACGAAAAGAACGTCGCCGGTCTCGGCCAGCAGGCGGCGGCCGGTCTCGGTCCGCTGGAGCTCGGCGTCGACGTGGCGCAGGGCTTCCCGCAGCGGCGCGGAGAGCGGTTCGTCGGGCCGGACGGCGGCGGGCGCGTCCGCCGCGGCGTAGGGCGCGGGCGCATCCTCCCCGGCGAAGGCGGGGAGCGCGAGGAGGAGAAGGGCCGTCGGGATCGCCGGAGACGGCATGAGGTCAGAAGAAGAGCATCTTGAGACTGGACACCGAGCCGCCGGACTTGACGAACTCGGAGACGTCGGACTCCACGATCTCGAGCCCGAGCGCCTTCATGTGGAGGATGGCGTTCGAGGCCCCCCGCGGGACGACCGCGGTGCGCGAGTCGATGACGGCCGTGTTGCAGACCATCCGAGAGGCCTCGCGCTCCTCGGCGGCGAGCACGACCGGGAAGAGGCGCAGGATCATCTCCAGGCTCTCCGGGGAGAACGCGGCGGGGTAGATCAGGACCGCCTCGGGCGTGAGCGGGCAGAAACAGGTGTCGAGGTGGTAGAAGCGCTCATTGACGAGCTTGAGCGTCACGACCGGAGCTTCAAAGGCCTGGGCGACCGCGGGGTAGACCTCCGGGTCGGTCCGGAAGCCGTAGCCGCCCCAGAGCAGGCGCTTGCCGGGATGCCAGACGCTGTCGCTCATGCCCTCGAAAGTCAGGGCGGGGTCGTCGAGGCGCGCGATGCGGTAGCCGGCGGCCCTGAACCAGCCCTCGAAGTGGCCGACCTCTCCCCGGCGGGAGGGATGGCGCATGTGGCTGAGGAGACAGACCTTCTCCATCCGCGAGGTCAGGCCGATGAGGGTCTGGCTCGCGCAGAAGACCATGTCCTCGAGCCCGGCGACCGCGGGGATCGTCTGGACGGTCTTGCCCAGGCGGGTGAAGACCGCGCGCAGCTCTTCCCACTGCGCCCGCGCGCGGGCGCGGTCCACCTTTCCTACGCTCTCCGCCATGTACGGGTTGAGCGGGGCGGAGACGTCGTAGTGGTCGGGGGGGCACATCAATGCGAGCGTCGGCGTGGGCATCGAAGGGCAGTTCTTGATGGAGAAGCCCTTGAGCTCGTCGGCATGCGCGTAGATGCGCGTGTTCATCGCGTCGAATATACCATTTCAGTCCCCGGTCAATCGAAATTTCGGCTCACGAACGCGCGCGCGTCGAACGCGCGGCCGGGAGCGAGCGCCTCCGCCTCCCCGAACGCGAGCGCCCCGGATTTCCCGCCGTGGCGCAGCGGCAGCAGCAGCAGCGGGACGCCCCGCGACGCTACGCGGCGCGTGAGGAAGGAGAAGAGGCGCTCGCGCCGAGGCGTCTCGCGGGCATACTCCGAGCGCGCCTCCCCCAGGGCGCGCTCCGCCGCCTCCGCATCGAAGCCGAGCGCGAGCGCGCCGCGCCGGAACGCTTCGGCGGCCGGCGCCGGGAGCTCCCCGCGCGCTGCCGCCTCGAGGGCCCGGGGAGGGGTCTGACGGGAGAGGAGCCAGGCCTCCATCGCACGCCAGACGCTGCGCCGCATGCCCCCCCGCAGACCCGCGCGGAAAGCCTCGAAATCGGTCCCCTCGCCGAGGACCGCGGCGGCCTCGCGCGGGGAGCGGACGCCGGGACGCCGACGGCGCAGGTCCTGAAGCCCCTCGCGCAGCGCGTAGTGCGCGCGAGCGGTGAGCGGCACCCCCCCGGCGAGCATGACGACGATTCCCCCGCCCCCCCGCAGCGCGCTGGAGAGCCGCCAGGCGACGCTCGTCCAGGAGCTCCCGTCCATCAGGAAGGCGTCCAGGCCGCGGCGCAGACCCGCCTGACGGTCGAGCCCCAGATGGGCGCCGGCCATGAAGCCCGCGTAGAACCCCTCGCGCGGGGTCGAGAAGGTGTCGAGCGCGAAGGGATCGAGCGCCGTCAACATGCGCGGACGGAAGGACGCACCCCTCAAAGCGCGCAGAGCGAGCAGCCCCTGGCGCATGAGCTCCACGTTGAGGCCGGTCCCCTCCTCGTCGACGAGCGGGTGGGAGGCCAGGCAAAGAAGCCCTGCGCGCTTCCCGCCGCTTTCAAGCTCGGAGAGCAGGCGCGCGGCGCGCTCGAGCGCCCCGCCCGACGCGAAGGGCCGGGCCGCCCCGCCCGCGGCGGCGCGCTGGACGCGGTCCTGGAGGTCCCCGGCTCGGGCGTCCGGCAGCGCGCGCAGCGCGAGCGCGGCCAGGCGTCCGCACAGGACCAGGGGCGGCCGGAGGAACGCGGCGAGCGGTGATTTCCGGGCCAGGAGCGCCGGCGCCCGCACCGCTTCGGCCTCGGCCAGGGCCGAGAGAAGGTCGTCGACGCGGCCGCTCGGAGGGTAGCGCATACCGTCCTGAAAACTACCATTTTTTATGGTATCCTCCGTCCCATGATCAGAATATTCCTCCTCGCTTTCATGCTCCCCGTCTGCGCCCGCGCCGAGGCGCCCGCGACGCTCAACGGCGTCGTGGTCAAGGTCGAGAACGGCGCCGTCTACCTCGACCTCGGAGAGGCCTCCGGCGTCAAGACCGGGTCCACCTTCGCCGTGCTCGGGCTCGGCGAGGAGCTCAAGCACCCCGTCAGCGGGGCGTCCCTGGGACGCGTCGAGACCGAGAAGGGTCTCGGGCTCGTCTCCGAGGTCCACGAGAAGTACGCGCTCGGCAAGCTCGGCAGCGGCACCGCCGCCCCCGGCGACCCCGTGCGCGTGCGCCCGAACGCCCAGCCGGCCGCGCCGGCTCCCGCCCAAGCCGCGGCGCCGCAGGCCGCCGTCCGCCCGCCGCTCTGGAAGAGCCCGCAGTTCCCCCTCGAGGCCGTGGACGTCGCCGCCGCGGACGTCGACGGCGACGGCAAGGCCGAGGCCGTGCTCGCCGACAAGGATTCCGTGACCGCGTATTCCCTCGAGGACTGGCACGCCGTCTGCTCCTTCAAGGACAAGGCGACCGCCGTCACGAACCTCTCGGTCGAGGCCATGGACCTCGACAAGGACGGCAAGGCCGAGGTCTTCCTCACCCTGAACAACCGCTTCTTCGACCGCGTCGAGAGCTACGTGCTCGACTGCTCCTCCGGCCCGATGAACAAGCGCGCGACGCTCGAGTGGATGGTCCGCTCCTACGAGGATGAGACCGGGACGGCGCACTTGGCCAGCCAGGGGCTGCTCAAGGACGCGGCCTTCCCGTACGGCCCGATCAAGCCCCTCGTCTACGAGAACGGGCGCTACCAGCAGGGCCCGGGGCTGAAGCTCCCGCGCCTGGAGTGGCTCTACGGCTTCGCGACGCCCAAGGCCATCGACGAGACCTTCCCGGCCTTCTACACCGTCAACAACCGCATCCGGCTCCAGTTCGGCAAGCGCTCCTGGTTCACGCCCGAGACCTACGGGCAGACCGCCAACCGCGTGCGCCGGCGCGAGAGCAATTTCCAGTTCCACCCGCGCCTCCTCGTCGCCCCCGGCGGGACGGAGGGCTTCGCCGGCCTCTACACCCTGCGCAACGTTCCGCGCTTCGGCGCGCTCTCGGACGCCTTCGGCTCCTACAACGCCGCGGAGCTCCTCTTCCTGCGCTGGACCGGCGCGAACGTGGAGCCGGACTGGAAGATCCAGCTGCCCGGCTACGCCCCGGGCCTCGCCACGCGCGTCGCCCCGGACGGCCGCAAAGAGCTGCTCGCCGCGGTGGTCGGAGCCAACGGCAAGACCACCCTCTGGTCCTTCCCTAAGTAGTGCCGAGCCGCAGGAAAGGAAAGCACGACGGCGGCCTCTGGAAGGCCGCCGTCGTGCTTTTCGTCCTCTTCGTCCTGCTCGGCCTGCTCCTGGCCGAACGCAGCATCGGGCCGCTGTTGAGCGGCGACGTCACCGGCGCCTACCCCACCCGCGTCTATTCGGCCCCCGCGCGCCTGCGCGCCGGGGAATCCCTCACGGCCGAGGATCTGGAGGCGCGCCTGCTGCGCCTGCGCTACGTGCGCGCCGAACGCCCCGCGCGGCCCGGAGAGTTCTCGCGCGCGGACCTCCCGGCGCCCTCGGCGGGCCCCGTCCTTCCCGGACGGATCGGAGCCGACCGAAGGCCCGTCTCCCGCTTCGAGCTCCACACCCGCGGCTTCGCCGCGCCCACGCAGCGCGAGGAGCCTTCCGAGCTCTCGATCGAGGTCGTCGGGGGCCGCGTCCAGTCGGTCTCCCTCATGGGGGCCGGGACCGCGCCGCGGGTGCCGGTCCTGGAGGCCTGGCTGGAACCCGAACTCCTCTTCGAGCTCTCCGGCGAGCGCCGCGTCCGGCGCGAGCGGCTGGAGGCCGTCGAGGTCCCCAGGACGATGGCGGACGCGGTCGTCGCCGTCGAGGACCGGCGCTTCTTCCGCCACCACGGAGTCGATCCCCGCGCGATGGCCCGCGCCGCGTTCAAGAACGCCCGCGAGGGCCGCTATGCGGAGGGCGCGAGCACGCTGACCCAGCAGCTCGCCCGCAGCCTCTTCCTTTCCCCGCGCCGGACCCTGCGCCGGAAGCTCCAGGAGGTCTTCATCGCGCTCTACCTGGACGCGCGCTTCCCGAAGACCGAGGTCCTGCGCATGTACCTCGACACCGTCTACTTCGGCCAGGACGGCCCGGTGAGCCTGCTCGGGCTGAAGGCCGCCGCCCGCCACTTCTTCGACAAGGCCCCCGCCCGCCTCAGCCTCGGCGAGGCGGCCCTGCTCGCGGGACTGCTGCGCTCCCCCTACAACTACGACCCTTTCCGCAACCCGCAGGCCGCCGCCGCCCGCCGGCGCGTCGTGCTCGCAGCCATGCGCCGGGAGGGCTTCATCGACGCCGTCCAGGAGAAGTCCGCCGACGCCGAGCCCGTCAGCGCCGCCGCGCCGCCGCGGCCGGCCCCCCGCGCCTCCGACTACTTCGTGGCCTTCGTCCAGCGCCAGCTCGAACGGCGCTACGGGGACGCCGCCCTGCTCTCGCGCGGACTGAGCGTCTACACGACGCTCGACACCCGCCTG from Elusimicrobiota bacterium harbors:
- a CDS encoding ribonuclease Z; amino-acid sequence: MSAELVVLGSGALEPAAGEAVRLPAGCAVRLDARILLFDLGFGCLRQLARAGLDACAVTDAFFTHRHPDHVGDLPALIFHLNYVRPPRGGVLRVHGPRGFASFVERLTRAHHPWLRPRGWRLQVRELEEPARAQGRGFIVLGREVPHTTEAMAYRLECPAGTFCCTGDTGPDEGLAAFARDADLLLIECSQADGPAAARRAQGHLTVSQALAIARAARARRTLLTHLSPDSERALGRVRLRRGAEFLARDLLRMPLSRP
- a CDS encoding peptidylprolyl isomerase gives rise to the protein MRRPVLLAAGLLFFSGCGCFESGPPKARKGSWVKVEYSVEVDGREVDSTRGRGAVEFQTGKGKMLVGLEEGLYGLRAGEEKTLLLPPEKAYGLRDPAAVQRIPRARFGEQASQLRPGVNVQGLRNGRFVTARVVEADARDVALDFNHPYAGKTLKIRLKVLSVEPPSRRKRA
- a CDS encoding arginine deiminase-related protein, which produces MNTRIYAHADELKGFSIKNCPSMPTPTLALMCPPDHYDVSAPLNPYMAESVGKVDRARARAQWEELRAVFTRLGKTVQTIPAVAGLEDMVFCASQTLIGLTSRMEKVCLLSHMRHPSRRGEVGHFEGWFRAAGYRIARLDDPALTFEGMSDSVWHPGKRLLWGGYGFRTDPEVYPAVAQAFEAPVVTLKLVNERFYHLDTCFCPLTPEAVLIYPAAFSPESLEMILRLFPVVLAAEEREASRMVCNTAVIDSRTAVVPRGASNAILHMKALGLEIVESDVSEFVKSGGSVSSLKMLFF
- a CDS encoding PBP1A family penicillin-binding protein, which gives rise to MPSRRKGKHDGGLWKAAVVLFVLFVLLGLLLAERSIGPLLSGDVTGAYPTRVYSAPARLRAGESLTAEDLEARLLRLRYVRAERPARPGEFSRADLPAPSAGPVLPGRIGADRRPVSRFELHTRGFAAPTQREEPSELSIEVVGGRVQSVSLMGAGTAPRVPVLEAWLEPELLFELSGERRVRRERLEAVEVPRTMADAVVAVEDRRFFRHHGVDPRAMARAAFKNAREGRYAEGASTLTQQLARSLFLSPRRTLRRKLQEVFIALYLDARFPKTEVLRMYLDTVYFGQDGPVSLLGLKAAARHFFDKAPARLSLGEAALLAGLLRSPYNYDPFRNPQAAAARRRVVLAAMRREGFIDAVQEKSADAEPVSAAAPPRPAPRASDYFVAFVQRQLERRYGDAALLSRGLSVYTTLDTRLQALAVRAVRGAKHPAALVALDPRSGAVRALVGGRDFSREPYDRATLARRQPGSAFKPFVYAAALTGEDSSGPPRWTAASVLLDAPRRFRTPTGDWSPRNHEDRYLGRVPVRTALAQSLNLATLDLAEKVGVARLADTARRLGIRSPLRPELGTALGASEVTLLELSSAYCAFANGGFRVEPYAVESAMDPDGEMLEYHARAEEPVLTPEEAWLMTDLLREVVRTGTAKELRRWDLADSAAGKTGTTNDGKDAWFVGSLPRLSAGVWTGSDLPTGLGLVGARDALPVWAEFMAAASTGALHEAWPRPEGLSAVEVDPESGLRVKSGCPSRRTEFFLPGTEPRSECPLHSGGISGWFQRVFKGDGKGAGAHR